From a region of the Actinopolymorpha singaporensis genome:
- a CDS encoding aldehyde dehydrogenase family protein has protein sequence MSTTRPGERLAVRKTYKLYVGGAFPRSESGRSYVVHDAKGRFLANAALASRKDARDAVVAARKAFGGWSARTAYNRGQILYRVAEVMEGRRAQFVDEVAAGEGLARAEAGAAVDESIDRWVWYAGWADKVAQVLGSTNPVAGPYFDFSVPEPTGVVAVLAPQESSLLGLVSVLAPVITTGNTCVVLASADRPLPAVTLTEVLATSDLPGGVVNLLTGKVPEVAPWLAAHQDVNALDLTGVEDAGLATELERAAADNLKRLVRVPDHTQDWTAAPGIDRMAAFLETKTVWHPMGI, from the coding sequence ATGAGCACCACCCGACCCGGCGAACGCCTCGCCGTTCGCAAGACCTACAAGCTGTACGTCGGCGGGGCCTTCCCGCGCAGCGAGTCCGGGCGGAGCTACGTCGTGCACGACGCCAAGGGACGGTTCCTCGCCAACGCCGCACTCGCCTCCCGCAAGGACGCCCGCGACGCGGTGGTCGCCGCGCGGAAGGCGTTCGGCGGCTGGTCCGCCCGCACCGCGTACAACCGCGGCCAGATCCTCTACCGCGTGGCGGAGGTGATGGAGGGCCGCCGCGCACAGTTCGTGGACGAGGTGGCCGCCGGCGAGGGACTCGCCCGGGCCGAGGCCGGGGCCGCCGTGGACGAGAGCATCGACCGCTGGGTGTGGTACGCCGGATGGGCGGACAAGGTGGCCCAGGTGCTCGGCTCCACCAACCCGGTCGCCGGTCCCTACTTCGACTTCTCCGTACCCGAGCCGACCGGCGTCGTCGCCGTGCTCGCGCCCCAGGAGTCCAGCCTGCTCGGGCTGGTGAGCGTCCTCGCCCCGGTGATCACCACCGGCAACACCTGCGTGGTCCTCGCCAGCGCCGACCGCCCGCTGCCGGCGGTCACCCTGACCGAGGTGCTGGCCACCAGCGACCTGCCCGGCGGCGTGGTCAACCTGCTCACCGGCAAGGTGCCCGAGGTGGCGCCGTGGCTGGCCGCGCACCAGGACGTCAACGCCCTCGACCTCACCGGTGTCGAGGACGCGGGCCTTGCCACCGAGCTGGAACGCGCCGCCGCCGACAACCTCAAGCGCCTGGTCCGCGTACCCGACCACACCCAAGACTGGACCGCCGCGCCCGGCATCGACCGGATGGCGGCGTTCCTGGAGACCAAGACCGTCTGGCACCCGATGGGGATCTGA
- a CDS encoding aldehyde dehydrogenase family protein, with product MSAGKFEYAPAPESRSVVDLRSSYGLFVGGEFVPTADGRMFKTVSPATEEVLAEVTEAGTEDVDRAVRAARTAFDSVWGPMSGRDRGKFLFRIARLIQERARELAVLESLDNGKPIRESRDVDIPLVAAHFFYYAGWADKLEYAGFGADPRPVGVAGQVIPWNFPLLMLAWKIAPALACGNTVVLKPAETTPLTALLFAEICQQADLPPGVVNIVTGAGATGQAIVEHEGVDKVAFTGSTEVGKAIARSVAGTHKLVTLELGGKAANVVFDDAPLDQAVEGIVNGIFFNQGHVCCAGSRLLVQENVYDEVLDRLKRRMATLRVGDPLDKNTDVGAINSAEQLRRIATLSEVGEAEGAERWSAPCELPDRGYWFAPTIFTGVTQAHRIAREEIFGPVLSILTFRTPAEAVEKANNTPYGLSAGVWTEKGSRILWMADRLRAGVVWANTFNRFDPTSPFGGYKESGHGREGGRHGLAAYLRAGNPKEAARA from the coding sequence TTGTCCGCAGGCAAGTTCGAGTACGCCCCGGCGCCGGAGTCGCGGTCCGTCGTCGACCTCAGGTCGTCGTACGGCCTGTTCGTCGGCGGCGAGTTCGTGCCCACCGCCGACGGCCGGATGTTCAAGACCGTCAGCCCGGCCACCGAGGAGGTGCTCGCGGAGGTCACCGAGGCGGGTACGGAGGACGTCGACCGCGCGGTCCGCGCCGCTCGCACCGCCTTCGACTCGGTGTGGGGGCCGATGTCGGGCCGGGACCGCGGGAAGTTCCTGTTCCGGATCGCCCGGCTGATCCAGGAACGCGCCCGCGAGCTCGCCGTACTCGAGTCGCTCGACAACGGCAAGCCGATCCGGGAGTCGCGTGACGTCGACATCCCGCTGGTGGCCGCGCACTTCTTCTACTACGCAGGCTGGGCCGACAAGCTGGAGTACGCCGGCTTCGGCGCCGACCCCCGTCCCGTCGGCGTCGCAGGCCAGGTCATCCCGTGGAACTTCCCGCTGCTCATGCTGGCGTGGAAGATCGCCCCCGCGCTGGCCTGCGGCAACACCGTCGTCCTCAAACCGGCCGAGACGACGCCGCTGACCGCGCTGCTCTTCGCCGAGATCTGCCAGCAGGCCGACCTGCCGCCCGGCGTGGTCAACATCGTCACCGGCGCGGGCGCGACCGGCCAGGCGATCGTCGAGCACGAGGGCGTGGACAAGGTGGCGTTCACCGGCTCCACCGAGGTGGGCAAGGCGATCGCCCGCTCGGTCGCCGGCACTCACAAGTTGGTCACGCTCGAGCTCGGCGGCAAGGCCGCCAACGTCGTGTTCGACGACGCGCCGCTGGACCAGGCCGTCGAGGGCATCGTCAACGGCATCTTCTTCAACCAGGGCCACGTCTGCTGCGCGGGCTCGCGGCTGCTGGTGCAGGAGAACGTCTACGACGAGGTGCTCGACCGGCTCAAGCGCCGGATGGCCACGCTGCGCGTCGGGGACCCGCTGGACAAGAACACCGACGTCGGCGCGATCAACTCCGCCGAGCAGCTGCGCCGGATCGCCACCCTGAGCGAGGTGGGCGAGGCCGAGGGCGCCGAGCGCTGGTCGGCGCCGTGCGAGCTGCCCGACCGGGGCTACTGGTTCGCGCCCACGATCTTCACCGGCGTCACCCAGGCCCACCGCATCGCCCGGGAGGAGATCTTCGGACCGGTGCTGTCGATCCTCACCTTCCGCACCCCCGCCGAGGCCGTCGAGAAGGCCAACAACACGCCGTACGGCCTGTCCGCCGGGGTGTGGACGGAGAAGGGCTCGCGCATCCTGTGGATGGCCGACCGGCTGCGGGCCGGGGTGGTGTGGGCCAACACCTTCAACCGGTTCGACCCGACCTCGCCGTTCGGCGGCTACAAGGAGTCCGGCCACGGCCGTGAGGGCGGCCGGCACGGCCTGGCCGCCTACCTGCGGGCCGGCAACCCGAAGGAGGCGGCGCGGGCATGA
- the deoC gene encoding deoxyribose-phosphate aldolase: MPPGQVAEITASDASLRRFLAGLPGVDQVGAEARAATLATRSIKTTAKAWALDLAVTMIDLTTLEGQDTPGKVRALCAKARRPDPADPECPAVAAICVYPDLVPVAKHALTGSSVKVASVATAFPSGRSSLDVKLRDTADAVSAGADEVDMVIDRGAFLAGRYAEVYEEIAAVKQACGPAHLKVILETGELATYDNVRRASWLAMLAGGDFIKTSTGKVSPAATLPVTLVMLEAVRDFRAATGRQVGVKPAGGIRTSKDAIRYLVLVNETAGEDWLDPDWFRLGASSLLNDLLMQRSKLRTGHYAGPDYFTLD, encoded by the coding sequence ATCCCGCCCGGCCAGGTCGCCGAGATCACCGCGTCCGACGCGAGCCTGCGCCGGTTCCTCGCCGGCCTGCCCGGCGTCGACCAGGTGGGAGCGGAGGCCCGCGCGGCCACCCTGGCCACCCGGTCGATCAAGACCACGGCGAAGGCCTGGGCCCTCGACCTCGCCGTCACCATGATCGACCTCACCACGCTGGAGGGTCAGGACACCCCGGGCAAGGTGCGCGCCCTGTGCGCCAAGGCCCGCCGGCCCGACCCGGCCGACCCCGAGTGCCCGGCGGTGGCCGCGATCTGCGTCTACCCCGACCTCGTCCCGGTCGCCAAGCACGCCTTGACGGGCAGTTCGGTCAAGGTCGCGAGCGTGGCGACGGCGTTCCCGTCCGGCCGCTCCAGCCTCGACGTCAAGCTGCGCGACACCGCCGACGCGGTGTCCGCCGGAGCCGACGAGGTGGACATGGTGATCGACCGCGGCGCGTTCCTCGCCGGCCGGTACGCCGAGGTGTACGAGGAGATCGCCGCCGTCAAGCAGGCGTGCGGACCCGCGCACCTGAAGGTGATCCTGGAGACCGGCGAGCTCGCGACGTACGACAACGTCCGGAGGGCCTCGTGGCTCGCCATGCTCGCCGGTGGTGACTTCATCAAGACCAGCACCGGCAAGGTCAGCCCCGCCGCGACCCTGCCGGTCACGCTGGTGATGCTGGAGGCGGTCCGCGACTTCCGGGCCGCGACCGGCCGCCAGGTCGGGGTGAAGCCGGCGGGCGGGATCCGCACCAGCAAGGACGCCATCCGCTATCTCGTACTCGTCAACGAGACCGCCGGTGAGGACTGGCTCGACCCCGACTGGTTCCGGCTGGGCGCCTCCAGCCTGCTCAACGACCTGCTCATGCAGCGGTCGAAGCTGCGTACCGGCCACTACGCCGGACCCGACTACTTCACGCTCGACTAG
- a CDS encoding phospho-sugar mutase, translated as MRTTETAPDLLEQARAWLAEDPDPQTRAELAELIAAAEGTGDGALGDNGSDTGAEAVESRSAAAAELADRFAGPLTFGTAGLRGALGAGPNRMNRAVVIRAAAGLASYLRTEGAAGGSVVIGYDARRNSRVFAADTAAVLAGAGLRPLVLPEPLPTPVLAFAIRHLGCVAGVMVTASHNPPQDNGYKVYLGDGSQIVPPADSGIAAAIASVGPLAEVPRGQDWETLGPEIVEAYLDRAAGLLGPGPRDVRITYTPLHGVGGAVVRAALRRAGFAEPEVVAAQAEPDPAFPTVAFPNPEEPGAMDLAFELAERTGADVVLANDPDADRCAVGVPTPDGVRRLTGDEVGALLAVHLLDSGARGTLATTIVSSSLLGVVAARRGEPYAETLTGFKWIGRVPGLAFGYEEALGYCVDPVAVADKDGITALLRIAELVATQKRAGRTLLDLLDDIAREYGLHVTAQHSVLVRDLSQIDATLHRLHTHPPQVLGGRAVERVDDLSEPADSLPGTPGVRYALAGGARVVIRPSGTEPKLKCYLEVVVAEPGEDLAAARGGADADIEALLADLADLVG; from the coding sequence GTGCGCACCACCGAAACCGCTCCCGACCTGCTCGAACAGGCCCGCGCCTGGCTGGCGGAGGATCCCGATCCGCAGACCCGCGCCGAGCTGGCGGAGCTGATCGCGGCGGCCGAGGGGACCGGGGACGGGGCCCTGGGCGACAACGGGAGCGACACCGGGGCGGAGGCCGTGGAGAGCCGGTCGGCGGCGGCCGCCGAGCTGGCCGACCGGTTCGCCGGCCCGCTGACGTTCGGTACGGCCGGCCTTCGCGGAGCGCTGGGCGCCGGGCCCAACCGGATGAACCGCGCGGTGGTGATCCGAGCCGCCGCCGGGCTGGCGAGCTACCTCCGGACCGAGGGCGCCGCCGGTGGTTCGGTGGTGATCGGGTACGACGCCCGCCGCAACTCACGAGTCTTCGCCGCCGACACCGCGGCAGTCCTCGCCGGGGCCGGGCTGCGCCCGCTGGTCCTGCCCGAGCCGCTGCCCACCCCGGTGCTGGCGTTCGCGATCCGGCACCTGGGCTGCGTGGCCGGGGTGATGGTCACCGCCTCCCACAACCCGCCGCAGGACAACGGATACAAGGTCTACCTCGGTGACGGCTCGCAGATCGTGCCGCCCGCCGACAGCGGCATCGCCGCCGCCATCGCGTCGGTCGGCCCGCTGGCAGAGGTCCCGCGCGGGCAGGACTGGGAGACGCTCGGCCCGGAGATCGTCGAGGCCTACCTCGACCGGGCGGCCGGCCTGCTGGGGCCGGGGCCGCGCGACGTCCGGATCACCTACACGCCGCTGCACGGTGTCGGCGGCGCGGTGGTGCGCGCGGCCCTGAGGCGGGCCGGCTTCGCCGAGCCGGAGGTCGTCGCCGCGCAGGCCGAGCCGGACCCGGCGTTCCCGACCGTGGCGTTCCCGAACCCGGAGGAGCCGGGCGCGATGGACCTCGCGTTCGAGCTGGCCGAGCGGACCGGCGCCGACGTGGTGCTCGCCAACGACCCCGACGCCGACCGGTGCGCGGTGGGCGTACCCACTCCGGACGGCGTCCGGAGGCTCACCGGTGACGAGGTGGGCGCCCTGCTCGCCGTCCACCTACTCGACTCCGGAGCCCGGGGCACCCTGGCGACGACGATCGTCTCCTCGTCGCTGCTGGGGGTGGTCGCCGCCCGCAGGGGCGAGCCGTACGCGGAGACCCTCACCGGCTTCAAGTGGATCGGCCGGGTACCCGGGCTCGCCTTCGGCTACGAGGAGGCGCTCGGCTACTGCGTCGACCCGGTGGCGGTGGCCGACAAGGACGGCATCACCGCACTGCTGCGCATTGCCGAACTCGTCGCCACGCAGAAGCGGGCCGGGCGTACTCTCCTGGACCTGCTGGACGACATCGCCCGCGAGTACGGCCTGCACGTGACCGCCCAGCACTCGGTGCTGGTGCGTGACCTGAGCCAGATCGACGCCACGCTGCACCGGCTGCACACCCATCCGCCGCAGGTGCTCGGCGGCCGCGCGGTGGAGCGGGTGGACGACCTGTCCGAGCCGGCCGACAGCCTGCCGGGGACGCCCGGTGTGCGGTATGCCCTGGCCGGCGGTGCGCGGGTGGTGATCCGGCCGAGCGGGACCGAGCCGAAGCTGAAGTGCTACCTCGAGGTCGTCGTCGCCGAGCCCGGCGAGGACCTCGCCGCCGCCCGAGGCGGCGCCGACGCCGACATCGAGGCGCTGCTCGCCGACCTCGCCGACCTGGTCGGCTGA
- a CDS encoding LysR family transcriptional regulator encodes MEIRQLEYFVTVAEERHFTRAAQRLHVAQSGLSASIRTLERELGAELFIRSTRNVDLTDAGRALLVEARHTLNDLAAAREAVAAVQGLLSGRLVVGTLQCLGALSVPDLLARFHQDHPGVEIRLRQGGSHELLAQVRAGDMDVAIVSVPPAGESAGVVLTPLASEPMVLACGPKHHLAEREQVGLADLKDESFVDFHPGWITRDVTDHALAGARIERRVALEVNDVHSLLDFVGAGLGIALVPHSFTGKQTRARFVPLEAPVPVWQTAVAVAAGRRCSAAAQALLRDPSLRWPAQGGTGARSGGPDGSGGPGGRSGAQSARSGARSGPRSGARSGARRNGPHGAPAVEPIG; translated from the coding sequence ATGGAGATTCGTCAGCTGGAGTACTTCGTGACGGTCGCCGAGGAGCGCCACTTCACCCGCGCCGCCCAGCGCCTGCACGTCGCGCAGTCCGGCCTGTCGGCCTCCATCCGTACGCTCGAACGCGAGCTGGGTGCCGAGCTGTTCATCCGCAGCACCCGCAACGTCGACCTCACCGACGCCGGGCGGGCACTGCTCGTCGAGGCCCGGCACACCCTCAACGACCTGGCCGCGGCGCGGGAGGCGGTGGCCGCCGTGCAGGGCCTGCTGAGCGGCCGGCTCGTCGTCGGGACGCTGCAGTGCCTCGGAGCGCTGAGCGTTCCCGACCTGCTCGCCCGCTTCCACCAGGACCATCCGGGCGTGGAGATCCGCCTGCGCCAGGGCGGCAGCCACGAGTTGCTGGCGCAGGTACGCGCCGGTGACATGGACGTCGCGATCGTGTCCGTGCCACCCGCGGGCGAGTCGGCAGGGGTGGTGCTCACTCCCCTCGCCAGCGAACCGATGGTGCTCGCCTGCGGGCCGAAGCACCACCTCGCCGAGCGGGAGCAGGTCGGCCTCGCCGACCTCAAGGACGAGTCCTTCGTCGACTTCCACCCCGGCTGGATCACCCGCGACGTCACCGACCACGCCCTGGCCGGTGCCCGGATCGAGCGCCGGGTGGCACTCGAGGTCAACGATGTCCACTCGCTGCTGGACTTCGTGGGTGCGGGTCTGGGTATCGCCCTCGTCCCGCACAGTTTCACCGGCAAGCAGACCCGGGCCCGGTTCGTCCCACTCGAGGCACCCGTGCCGGTGTGGCAGACCGCGGTCGCGGTGGCGGCCGGGCGGCGGTGCAGCGCCGCCGCGCAGGCGCTGCTGCGCGACCCGAGCCTGCGCTGGCCGGCCCAGGGCGGGACCGGTGCGCGCTCCGGCGGACCCGATGGGTCCGGTGGCCCCGGTGGCCGGTCCGGTGCTCAGTCCGCCCGGTCCGGTGCCCGGTCCGGTCCTCGGTCCGGTGCTCGGTCCGGTGCTCGGCGTAACGGACCGCACGGCGCACCTGCCGTCGAACCCATCGGATAG
- a CDS encoding aldo/keto reductase, translating into MEYRTLGSTGTLVSTLCLGTMTFGSESDESVSHAQLDRFVEVGGTLVDTANVYSGGVSEEIIGRWLAARPGAREQIVLATKGRFSRGGSGNELGLSRLSLTRALDASLRRLGVETIDLYQAHAWDPLTPIEEALRFFDDAVRAGKIHYVGVSNFLGWQLQKASLLTQVKGLAPIVTLQPQYNLLQRSIELELTDVCRNEGIGILPWSPLAGGWLTGKYQRDSAPTGATRLGENPDRGMEAYAKRNADERTWRVIDAVRKVADGRGISMAQVALAWLADRPAVTSVILGARTVEQLDDNLGAAGLHLSEEETTLLTEASEPIVDDYPYGVAGANQRDRKA; encoded by the coding sequence ATGGAATACCGCACGCTCGGCTCGACCGGAACTCTCGTCTCCACCCTGTGTCTCGGCACGATGACGTTCGGCAGCGAGAGCGACGAGTCGGTCTCGCACGCCCAGCTCGACCGGTTCGTCGAAGTCGGCGGCACGCTGGTCGACACCGCCAACGTCTACTCCGGCGGCGTCTCGGAGGAGATCATCGGGCGCTGGCTGGCTGCCCGGCCCGGTGCCAGGGAGCAGATCGTGCTCGCCACCAAGGGCCGCTTCAGCCGCGGGGGCAGCGGCAACGAGCTCGGGCTGTCCCGGCTCAGCCTGACCCGTGCGCTGGACGCGAGCCTGCGCCGGCTCGGCGTGGAGACGATCGACCTCTACCAGGCGCACGCGTGGGACCCGCTGACGCCGATCGAGGAGGCGCTGCGGTTCTTCGACGACGCCGTACGCGCCGGCAAGATCCACTACGTCGGGGTGTCCAACTTCCTCGGTTGGCAGCTCCAGAAGGCGTCCCTGCTCACCCAGGTCAAAGGCCTGGCGCCGATCGTCACGCTGCAGCCGCAGTACAACCTCCTGCAGCGCAGCATCGAGCTGGAGCTGACCGACGTCTGCCGCAACGAGGGCATCGGCATCCTGCCGTGGTCGCCGCTGGCCGGCGGCTGGCTCACCGGCAAGTACCAGCGCGACTCGGCCCCGACCGGTGCCACCCGGCTCGGTGAGAACCCCGACCGCGGCATGGAGGCCTACGCCAAGCGCAACGCCGACGAGCGGACCTGGCGGGTGATCGACGCCGTACGCAAGGTCGCCGACGGCCGCGGCATCTCGATGGCGCAGGTCGCGCTGGCCTGGCTGGCCGACCGCCCGGCGGTGACCTCGGTCATCCTCGGCGCCCGCACGGTCGAACAGCTCGACGACAACCTCGGCGCGGCCGGCCTGCACCTGTCGGAGGAGGAGACCACACTTCTCACCGAGGCCAGCGAGCCGATCGTGGACGACTACCCGTACGGCGTCGCGGGCGCCAACCAGCGGGACCGTAAGGCCTGA
- a CDS encoding purine-nucleoside phosphorylase translates to MNDVLPDPHADPYAAARDAATRLAELTGTPRHDVAVVLGSGWRPAVDLIGKTASEIAFTDLPGFAPPSVEGHAGTLRSVRIGDGDLRALVFLGRTHLYEGHGVDAVVHGVRTAVAAGCRYVVLTNGCGGLRPEWIPGTPVLIGDHLNLTGKSPLSGANFVDLTDLYSARLRALCRAVEPSLDEGVYAQLPGPHYETPAEIRYLRTIGADLVGMSTTLEAIAAREAGAEVLGLSLVTNLAAGMTGAPLDHAEVLAAGRAAATRMGGLLASVLTRLQTA, encoded by the coding sequence GTGAACGACGTACTCCCTGACCCGCACGCCGACCCCTACGCCGCCGCCCGCGACGCCGCGACCCGGCTGGCCGAGCTCACCGGCACACCGCGCCACGACGTGGCCGTGGTCCTGGGCTCGGGGTGGCGCCCGGCGGTCGACCTGATCGGAAAGACGGCGAGCGAAATCGCGTTCACCGACCTGCCCGGCTTCGCACCGCCCAGCGTCGAGGGCCACGCGGGGACGCTGCGCAGCGTGCGGATCGGCGACGGTGACCTGCGGGCGCTGGTGTTCCTCGGCCGTACTCACCTGTACGAGGGGCACGGCGTGGACGCGGTCGTGCACGGCGTGCGGACCGCGGTGGCGGCCGGATGCCGGTACGTCGTCCTCACCAACGGCTGCGGCGGTCTGCGCCCGGAGTGGATCCCGGGCACACCCGTCCTGATCGGCGACCACCTGAACCTCACCGGCAAGTCGCCGCTGTCGGGCGCGAACTTCGTCGACCTCACCGACCTCTACTCCGCCCGGCTGCGGGCTCTGTGCCGGGCGGTCGAGCCCAGCCTGGACGAGGGCGTGTACGCCCAGCTGCCGGGGCCGCACTACGAGACGCCGGCCGAGATCCGCTACCTGCGCACGATCGGCGCCGACCTCGTCGGGATGTCGACCACCCTCGAGGCGATCGCTGCCCGGGAGGCCGGCGCCGAGGTGCTCGGCCTGTCTCTCGTCACCAACCTGGCGGCGGGGATGACCGGCGCTCCGCTGGACCATGCCGAGGTGCTGGCGGCGGGACGGGCGGCGGCCACCCGGATGGGCGGCCTGCTCGCCTCCGTCCTGACCCGCCTCCAGACGGCGTAG
- a CDS encoding gamma-glutamylcyclotransferase: MTLYAAYASNLSPRDMAVRCPHSPLRGTGWMTGWRLTFGGEDHGWEGALPTVVEDPVSEVFVALYDLAPADEARLDDWEGASLGLYRKVRVWVQTLDGGVSATSYVLDAFEGGLPSARYLGILADAADLAGAPSDYTAALRRRPCRSIGQ, encoded by the coding sequence GTGACCCTGTACGCCGCCTACGCGTCCAATCTCAGCCCCCGGGACATGGCCGTACGCTGCCCGCATTCCCCCCTTCGCGGCACCGGCTGGATGACCGGCTGGCGGCTGACGTTCGGCGGGGAGGACCACGGCTGGGAGGGCGCGCTGCCCACGGTGGTGGAAGACCCCGTCTCGGAGGTCTTCGTGGCGTTGTACGACCTCGCGCCCGCGGACGAGGCCAGGCTGGACGACTGGGAGGGCGCCTCCCTCGGGCTCTACCGCAAGGTGCGTGTGTGGGTGCAGACCCTCGACGGCGGCGTGTCCGCGACGAGCTACGTGCTCGACGCTTTCGAGGGCGGCCTGCCGTCGGCCCGCTACCTCGGCATCCTCGCCGACGCCGCCGACCTCGCCGGCGCGCCGTCCGACTACACCGCCGCCCTCCGCCGCCGGCCCTGCCGCAGCATCGGCCAGTGA
- a CDS encoding NAD(P)H-quinone dehydrogenase: MTRVVIIGGGPGGYEAALVAAQLGAEVCVVDRDGLGGSAVLTDCVPSKTLVATAEVINQVRESGELGVRIGRSAPDLGDVRTDIAKVNARVKALAHNQSEDVGRSLQREGVRVVRGSGRMAGPDRVVATLADGGTEELAADVVLLSTGARPRILPDAEPDGERILTWDQVYELDELPERLIVVGSGVTGAEFAGAYNALGSDVVLVSSRDRVLPTEDADAATVIEDVFTRRGMTVLSRSRAERVERRGDGVVVTLTDGRIVEGTHCLLAVGSIPNTGDLGLDTAGVATDERGFIEVDKVSRTTARGVYAAGDCTGVLMLASVAAMQGRIAMAHALGDAVSPLDLEEVAATVFTAPEIATVGWSQHDLDSGRVQAVGIKLPLTRNPRAKMQGIHDGFVKLMCRPGTGIVVGGVVVAPHASELIHPVSVAVSCRLTVDQLAHAFTVYPSLSGSIAEAARRLHVRGQQTPRKDS; the protein is encoded by the coding sequence GTGACTCGTGTCGTGATCATCGGAGGCGGGCCCGGCGGCTACGAAGCCGCCCTGGTCGCAGCCCAGCTCGGAGCCGAAGTGTGCGTCGTGGACCGGGACGGGCTCGGTGGCTCGGCCGTGCTCACCGACTGCGTGCCCAGCAAGACGCTGGTGGCGACCGCGGAGGTGATCAACCAGGTCCGCGAGTCCGGCGAGCTCGGTGTCCGGATCGGCCGGTCCGCACCCGATCTGGGCGATGTGCGCACCGACATCGCGAAGGTCAACGCCCGGGTGAAGGCCCTGGCCCACAACCAGTCCGAGGACGTCGGCCGCAGCCTGCAGCGCGAGGGCGTTCGGGTGGTGCGCGGATCCGGCCGGATGGCCGGCCCGGACCGGGTGGTGGCCACGCTGGCCGACGGAGGTACGGAGGAGCTCGCGGCCGACGTCGTACTCCTGTCCACCGGTGCCCGGCCGCGGATCCTGCCCGACGCCGAACCCGACGGCGAGCGGATCCTGACCTGGGACCAGGTGTACGAACTCGACGAGCTGCCCGAGCGGCTGATCGTGGTCGGTTCGGGGGTCACGGGTGCGGAGTTCGCCGGCGCCTACAACGCGCTCGGGAGCGACGTCGTGCTCGTGTCCAGCCGCGACCGGGTGCTGCCCACCGAGGACGCCGACGCGGCCACCGTCATCGAGGACGTCTTCACCCGCCGGGGGATGACCGTGCTGTCGCGTTCGCGTGCGGAGCGGGTGGAGCGGCGCGGCGACGGCGTGGTGGTGACGCTGACGGACGGGCGGATCGTGGAGGGTACGCACTGCCTGCTCGCCGTGGGCTCGATCCCGAACACCGGCGACCTCGGGCTGGACACTGCCGGCGTGGCCACCGACGAGCGCGGGTTCATCGAGGTGGACAAGGTGTCCCGGACCACCGCTCGGGGCGTCTACGCGGCGGGGGACTGCACCGGCGTCCTGATGCTCGCGTCGGTGGCGGCCATGCAGGGCCGGATCGCGATGGCGCACGCGCTCGGGGATGCCGTCTCGCCGCTGGACCTGGAGGAGGTCGCGGCGACCGTCTTCACCGCGCCGGAGATCGCCACCGTCGGCTGGTCGCAACACGACCTCGACAGCGGACGCGTCCAGGCCGTGGGGATCAAGCTCCCGCTGACCCGCAACCCGCGGGCGAAGATGCAGGGCATCCACGACGGGTTCGTCAAGCTGATGTGCCGCCCGGGCACCGGGATCGTCGTGGGTGGCGTGGTGGTGGCGCCACACGCCAGTGAACTGATCCACCCGGTGTCGGTGGCGGTGTCCTGCCGCCTCACCGTCGACCAGCTGGCCCACGCGTTCACCGTGTACCCGTCCCTGAGCGGCTCGATCGCCGAGGCGGCTCGCCGGCTGCACGTGCGCGGGCAACAGACTCCGCGTAAGGACAGCTGA
- a CDS encoding SPW repeat protein, whose protein sequence is MSSQRLPIEEHPDITELQGRYERIGLKPAVQMGAGMIVLTGLFVALSPWIVGFAPSTQLAVNNLVVGLTAVALALGFAASFRTTHGLSWVVPLLGVWTIVAPWVIYNADHSLRVILCNVIGGAVLFLSSMAVVGSGLMRRKNERT, encoded by the coding sequence ATGTCGTCCCAGCGGCTCCCTATTGAGGAGCATCCTGATATAACCGAACTCCAGGGACGTTACGAGAGAATTGGTCTGAAGCCCGCCGTACAGATGGGCGCCGGCATGATCGTGCTGACCGGGCTGTTCGTCGCCTTGTCGCCGTGGATCGTGGGATTCGCCCCCTCCACGCAGCTCGCGGTCAACAACCTGGTCGTCGGGCTCACCGCGGTCGCGCTCGCACTCGGCTTCGCCGCGTCGTTCCGTACGACCCACGGACTGAGCTGGGTGGTTCCGCTGCTCGGTGTGTGGACGATCGTCGCACCCTGGGTGATCTACAACGCGGATCACAGCCTTCGGGTGATTTTGTGCAACGTCATCGGTGGCGCCGTGCTGTTCTTGTCGAGCATGGCCGTGGTCGGTTCAGGATTGATGCGCCGCAAGAATGAGCGCACCTGA